The Leucothrix mucor DSM 2157 DNA window CGACCACCGTATTGCGGCTGGCGTAGGCGTTGTAGAAGATAAAAGCGACCATGGTAAACATCGCCACGGTGGCAGTCAGGCGCAATAAACCAATAAAACGCTCAGTTAACCAGTGCAGGCCTTCAAATAGCTTGCGCAACAGATTCCATACCCGATGCTTTAGAGATCGGGGAGTGGGCTTCTTGCTTGTATCCTCTGTTTGATCGTCAGCCATAGTGGTTTAGCCTGTATCACGTGGTCTTCTTAGTATAGGAAAGAAAATAGAGAATATTTTACTGTTTTTTGTACAGACTGGAGGGCGGTGCGGAATTTAGCAGTAAATCAGTCCACAGCAAGGCATAACCATGCTGCGGACACTTTGCTTATCGCCGACGTATTACAACTGATGAAATAATATCGTTAAAGCGATTATCCACTAAGCAATTATCATTGCCTCGGAAGGTCAATGCACGACCACCGAAGTTATCATGCTCGTAGACGATCATTTCCAGACCATTAGGCACTCTGAGCGCAGATAGGTCATCATTACGAATACCTAAGCGAGTTAACGCACCTAAGTTATAACGCCCTGGTGCCAGATTGCGGGCATATCCTGCAAAATTACAATGTTGATACACCGTCGCCACTGGCGGTGGAGTCGCTCGACGCACGCGAATCGATGAAATCGTGTCGTTGAATTGGTTATCAACCAAGCAATTATCATTGCCCCTGAATATCAGTGCTTTACCACCAAAGTGATGGTGCTGATAGGCGACAATTTCATAACCGGCTTTCACTTTAAGTGCCGACAAATCATCATTGCGAATGCCCAAACGGTTTAGGTCAGCCAGATCATAATTCCCAGGCTGTAGATTGATACCGTATCCGCCGTAGTTGCAGTGCTGGTAAACCGTGGCAACGCCGGGTCTTGGTGGTGGTTGAATCTTGCGAATTTTCAGCGATGATAAGGTGTCATTAAAACGGTCA harbors:
- a CDS encoding beta/gamma crystallin-related protein — encoded protein: MKTLSIKRLAALSVLSIAAYLPASAFANATLYQHCDFGGARVTLGPGDYDLPALNARGIRNDDISSLSLNPGYRITIYEHHRFGGRSLTFSGNDSCLVNDRFNDTLSSLKIRKIQPPPRPGVATVYQHCNYGGYGINLQPGNYDLADLNRLGIRNDDLSALKVKAGYEIVAYQHHHFGGKALIFRGNDNCLVDNQFNDTISSIRVRRATPPPVATVYQHCNFAGYARNLAPGRYNLGALTRLGIRNDDLSALRVPNGLEMIVYEHDNFGGRALTFRGNDNCLVDNRFNDIISSVVIRRR